Proteins co-encoded in one uncultured Draconibacterium sp. genomic window:
- a CDS encoding [Fe-Fe] hydrogenase large subunit C-terminal domain-containing protein: MKVVEKYHAITVDKDKCTGCTHCMKSCPTEAIRIRGGVAKINSDRCVDCGNCLRACPVDAFYVEHDSLEQLNKYKYRVVLFPSVMIGQFPETYTEGKIYEALLKLGFTHIFEVEQPIGLLIDEIKNEVEESPRKPMISSFCPAIVRLIQSRYPSLVDNIVPVKAPHDLAACHAIELLAKEGVKREEIGTFYVSPCSAKMAAVKRPLGEEVSAVDGLIKMSDLYNHIMRVIEKEEKTDTAPLRKNLTLDGILWSLPRGEARHFKCNSMAVDGIHNVVKILERMENDEVPVLDFLELKSCHQGCAGGILLTGNRFLTVERLQKRSKRYPHASSIDISAVSCLGIKDKMKAEPIEPRYVFALDSDRLKALEKMQKVDRILCQLPGIDCGSCGAPNCHALAEDMVQGEAKMTDCIFLQNRYLNEEKINIEKATKNLEKAWGKNRFDADCNRRGGRNEGF, encoded by the coding sequence ATGAAGGTTGTAGAAAAATATCATGCCATAACAGTTGACAAAGATAAATGTACGGGCTGCACGCACTGCATGAAATCATGTCCAACCGAGGCAATTCGGATACGCGGGGGAGTAGCAAAAATAAATTCTGACCGATGTGTGGATTGCGGAAACTGTCTGCGCGCGTGCCCGGTTGATGCTTTTTATGTAGAGCACGATAGTTTAGAACAACTGAATAAATACAAATACCGGGTGGTGCTTTTTCCATCGGTAATGATTGGGCAGTTTCCCGAAACTTATACCGAGGGTAAAATTTACGAAGCACTGCTGAAACTTGGATTTACGCATATTTTTGAGGTAGAACAGCCCATCGGTTTGTTGATCGATGAGATAAAGAATGAAGTTGAAGAATCGCCCCGTAAACCAATGATTTCATCGTTTTGCCCTGCAATTGTTCGGTTGATACAATCTCGCTACCCGTCGTTGGTTGATAATATTGTTCCGGTAAAGGCACCGCACGATCTGGCGGCGTGTCATGCTATTGAATTGTTAGCTAAAGAAGGAGTGAAACGCGAGGAAATAGGTACTTTTTATGTGTCGCCTTGTTCGGCCAAAATGGCTGCCGTAAAACGTCCTTTGGGCGAAGAAGTATCGGCAGTGGATGGCTTGATTAAAATGAGTGATTTGTACAATCACATCATGCGGGTAATCGAAAAGGAGGAAAAAACCGACACCGCTCCCTTGCGCAAAAATTTAACGCTCGATGGAATTCTATGGAGTCTTCCGCGTGGCGAAGCAAGGCATTTTAAATGCAATTCAATGGCGGTTGACGGCATACACAATGTGGTTAAGATTCTGGAGCGAATGGAGAATGATGAGGTTCCTGTGTTGGATTTTCTGGAGCTGAAATCGTGTCACCAGGGATGTGCCGGTGGAATTTTGCTTACGGGTAATCGGTTCTTAACTGTTGAGCGATTGCAAAAACGATCAAAACGATATCCGCATGCTTCATCTATTGATATTTCGGCAGTAAGCTGTTTGGGGATAAAAGATAAAATGAAAGCAGAGCCAATTGAGCCAAGATATGTTTTTGCTCTGGATTCTGACCGGCTAAAAGCACTGGAAAAGATGCAGAAGGTAGATCGCATTTTATGCCAGCTGCCGGGAATTGACTGCGGTAGTTGCGGTGCACCCAATTGCCACGCACTGGCCGAAGATATGGTGCAGGGTGAAGCAAAAATGACAGATTGTATTTTCTTACAAAACAGATACTTAAACGAAGAAAAAATAAACATCGAAAAAGCGACAAAGAACCTGGAAAAAGCCTGGGGAAAAAATCGTTTTGACGCTGACTGTAACAGAAGAGGAGGTAGAAATGAAGGTTTCTGA
- a CDS encoding PHP domain-containing protein yields MQKFRADLHIHTVLSPCADLEMAPRKIVEQARKAGLHIIGITDHNSTLNAKVICNLAREEGILVLTGAEVTTKEEVHCLAFFEEDEALDKFQQYLEQNITRIPNPDGHFGYQPVVDENEEVLELVPYYLTSALKKGISSVQKYVYELGGIFIPAHVNRPLNGLFSHLGFVPEDLEFDAMGITGKTSEKHVRKHYELDDEISLIYNSDAHFLEQIGTRFSVFNIQELSFVEIKKALNQRDDRFVEAL; encoded by the coding sequence ATGCAAAAATTCAGGGCCGACCTACATATTCATACCGTACTTTCGCCCTGTGCTGATCTGGAAATGGCTCCGCGAAAAATTGTGGAGCAAGCCAGGAAGGCAGGATTGCATATTATTGGAATCACCGATCATAATTCAACCTTAAATGCTAAAGTAATTTGCAATTTGGCACGCGAAGAAGGAATTCTGGTACTTACCGGTGCAGAAGTTACTACCAAAGAAGAAGTGCATTGCCTTGCTTTTTTCGAAGAGGATGAAGCTCTTGATAAGTTTCAGCAGTATTTGGAGCAGAATATTACCCGTATCCCAAATCCGGATGGCCACTTTGGTTATCAACCGGTTGTTGACGAAAACGAAGAGGTGTTGGAGTTGGTTCCGTATTACCTTACATCTGCATTGAAAAAAGGTATTTCGTCGGTTCAAAAATACGTGTACGAACTGGGCGGTATTTTTATTCCGGCGCATGTTAACCGTCCACTAAACGGATTGTTTAGCCATCTGGGTTTTGTTCCAGAAGATCTTGAGTTCGATGCGATGGGAATTACCGGAAAAACCAGCGAAAAGCATGTTCGAAAACATTATGAATTAGATGATGAAATTTCGTTAATTTATAATTCAGATGCTCATTTCTTAGAACAGATTGGCACTCGTTTTTCGGTTTTTAATATTCAGGAATTGTCTTTTGTTGAAATAAAAAAAGCTCTTAATCAGAGAGATGATAGGTTTGTTGAAGCGTTATGA
- a CDS encoding SpoIIE family protein phosphatase, with product MVTTTNPDYHVEIDFQQKRPKGEIACGDVFQSSIIREEGRTILVLSDGIGHGIKASVLATLTSTMALKYSLLHTKPEVAARIIMETLPKSSDGKESYATFTIIELDNEGHIRIVNYDNPEILVLRNGVAMQGKEYNRTIEGEENLGKVLHCKEFTARKEDRIIFMSDGVPQSGLGDQHYPLGWGMENIEDFALNQIKRMPDISATKLARKIINQAVMNDQFSVKDDTSCGVMYFREPRKFMLITGPPFYKIKDYDFVGRIQGFEGKKIICGGTTAEIIARELDLTVEIQHGNKNLEELPPTAKMQGFEMVTEGILTLGKVEEILENYDSDTRLTDSPPEEIVKLLLQHDCIDIIVGTRINWAHQDPEQPLELELRKFVVKRIVKLLIHKFFKKVKIEYV from the coding sequence ATGGTGACGACAACAAATCCTGATTACCACGTTGAAATAGACTTCCAACAAAAGCGCCCAAAAGGAGAGATTGCCTGTGGCGATGTATTTCAGTCGAGCATTATTCGCGAAGAAGGACGCACCATTTTAGTATTGAGCGACGGCATTGGACATGGAATAAAAGCCAGTGTTTTAGCCACACTAACTTCTACTATGGCCTTAAAATATTCGCTTTTGCACACCAAACCCGAAGTAGCCGCTCGCATAATTATGGAAACGCTACCCAAAAGTAGCGACGGAAAAGAAAGCTATGCCACGTTCACCATTATTGAGTTGGACAATGAAGGACATATTAGAATTGTGAACTACGACAACCCTGAAATTTTGGTATTAAGAAACGGAGTTGCCATGCAGGGAAAAGAATACAACCGAACCATTGAGGGCGAAGAAAATCTGGGCAAAGTACTGCATTGCAAAGAGTTTACTGCCCGGAAAGAAGACCGCATAATTTTCATGTCGGACGGAGTGCCACAATCGGGCCTTGGAGACCAGCACTACCCGCTTGGATGGGGAATGGAAAACATCGAGGATTTTGCTCTGAACCAGATCAAACGAATGCCCGATATTTCGGCAACAAAACTGGCACGCAAAATTATTAATCAGGCGGTAATGAACGATCAGTTTTCGGTAAAAGACGACACCAGTTGTGGCGTAATGTATTTTCGCGAACCACGAAAATTTATGCTAATTACCGGTCCGCCTTTCTACAAAATAAAAGACTACGATTTTGTTGGCCGAATTCAGGGTTTCGAAGGAAAGAAAATTATTTGCGGAGGAACCACTGCCGAAATTATTGCCCGCGAACTTGACCTAACAGTTGAAATTCAGCACGGCAATAAAAACCTGGAAGAATTACCGCCAACAGCAAAAATGCAAGGCTTCGAAATGGTTACGGAAGGAATTCTAACCCTGGGAAAAGTAGAGGAAATACTGGAAAATTACGATAGCGATACCCGACTGACTGACAGCCCGCCCGAAGAAATTGTAAAGCTTTTACTACAGCACGATTGCATCGATATTATTGTTGGAACCCGTATTAACTGGGCACATCAGGATCCGGAGCAACCACTGGAACTCGAACTCCGAAAATTCGTAGTAAAACGCATCGTAAAATTACTGATACACAAATTCTTTAAAAAGGTAAAGATTGAATATGTGTAA
- a CDS encoding glutathione peroxidase, with translation MKKLILINILFLAVITAFGQSSLHDFVVKDIEGNDFDLSSLKGKKVLVVNTASKCGLTPQFEQLQSIFEQYGGDNFVIIGFPANNFANQEPKSNSEIVEFCEMNYGVTFPMMSKISVKGDDMHPIYQWLTQKSKNGKQDSEVSWNFQKYLIDENGNLVDVIEPKVKPDDAKIISWITQ, from the coding sequence ATGAAAAAGCTGATTCTTATAAACATTTTATTCCTGGCAGTAATCACAGCCTTTGGGCAAAGTTCGCTACACGATTTTGTTGTAAAGGATATTGAAGGAAATGATTTCGACCTTTCCTCATTAAAAGGAAAGAAAGTATTGGTTGTAAATACGGCATCAAAGTGCGGACTTACTCCACAGTTTGAACAATTACAAAGTATTTTTGAGCAATACGGTGGCGATAATTTTGTTATCATCGGGTTTCCGGCCAATAATTTTGCCAACCAGGAACCCAAAAGCAACTCCGAAATTGTTGAATTTTGCGAAATGAATTATGGAGTTACATTCCCCATGATGTCGAAAATTTCGGTGAAAGGCGATGATATGCATCCGATATACCAATGGCTGACTCAGAAAAGTAAAAACGGAAAACAGGATTCGGAAGTTAGCTGGAACTTTCAAAAATACCTGATTGACGAAAACGGAAATTTAGTTGACGTAATTGAACCTAAAGTAAAACCTGATGACGCTAAGATTATTAGCTGGATTACGCAGTAA
- a CDS encoding ATP-binding protein: MKQEFDIASGDFSKAGRASSRIKKMLKQLQVDPKVIKRIVVAIYEAEVNVVAHSVGGKMRTEIDGTGITVIVQDNGPGIEDIEKAMQEGYSTATKAVRNMGFGAGMGLPNIKRNTDEFTIESEVGEGTVLTFRNNF; this comes from the coding sequence ATGAAGCAGGAATTCGACATAGCGAGTGGCGATTTTAGCAAGGCCGGAAGAGCTTCGAGCCGAATAAAAAAGATGCTGAAACAATTGCAGGTTGATCCGAAAGTGATCAAACGAATTGTGGTAGCCATATACGAAGCCGAGGTAAATGTTGTTGCTCACTCTGTAGGAGGAAAAATGCGGACTGAAATTGACGGAACAGGAATTACTGTAATTGTACAGGATAACGGACCGGGCATTGAAGATATTGAAAAAGCGATGCAGGAGGGCTACTCAACCGCTACCAAAGCCGTTCGGAATATGGGGTTTGGAGCAGGAATGGGCTTGCCAAATATTAAACGAAATACCGATGAATTTACTATTGAAAGCGAGGTAGGAGAGGGAACAGTATTAACTTTCAGAAATAATTTTTAG
- a CDS encoding PAS domain S-box protein, whose translation MIYDKESFLTGNIEDPAIHQKIIDALPIPIFYRNTEGIYQMCNAAHEKFTGKTKEQILGKPLHEVHVKEMADKYLAQDKELIANPDVQVYNTQVRHGDGTSHHVILNKAVIRDNENKIVGIVGSINDITELKKTEKRLEKAQETMQVSSQMIHKISSGIVMVDSNFKIVDSNEYFAKLMGEDTEELYETIPGLTGADVKGLVPDLIYKMISSVLTSGDELAERDLKFNNKLMHVSVRTLYKNKVVGVVFRDMSAPMLVQDEIINRARKINKQNIETVQKIAFLLGENAAETEELLNSIIETYRYGDDNKS comes from the coding sequence ATGATTTACGATAAAGAATCATTTCTGACCGGCAATATCGAAGACCCGGCTATTCATCAGAAAATTATTGATGCTCTACCGATACCTATTTTCTATCGCAATACTGAAGGCATTTACCAGATGTGTAATGCCGCACACGAAAAATTTACAGGTAAAACAAAAGAACAAATACTGGGCAAACCACTGCACGAAGTACACGTAAAAGAAATGGCCGACAAATATCTGGCGCAAGACAAAGAACTGATTGCCAATCCCGATGTTCAGGTGTACAACACGCAAGTGCGGCATGGCGACGGCACCTCGCACCACGTAATCCTGAACAAAGCAGTGATTCGCGACAACGAGAATAAAATTGTTGGGATTGTAGGTTCAATCAACGACATAACCGAATTGAAAAAAACCGAAAAACGCCTGGAGAAAGCGCAGGAAACCATGCAGGTTTCGTCGCAAATGATTCACAAAATATCGTCGGGGATTGTAATGGTAGACAGCAATTTTAAAATTGTTGACTCCAATGAATATTTTGCCAAACTAATGGGCGAAGACACCGAAGAATTATACGAAACCATTCCCGGGCTTACCGGTGCCGATGTAAAAGGATTGGTGCCTGATTTGATTTATAAAATGATTTCGAGCGTCCTTACATCAGGCGACGAACTGGCTGAACGAGATTTAAAATTCAACAATAAATTGATGCACGTTTCGGTTAGAACACTATATAAAAACAAAGTAGTTGGCGTTGTTTTCCGCGATATGTCGGCACCAATGCTGGTACAGGACGAAATTATTAACCGGGCACGCAAAATCAATAAACAAAATATTGAAACGGTACAGAAAATTGCCTTTCTACTAGGCGAGAATGCAGCCGAAACCGAAGAATTGCTAAACTCCATAATTGAAACCTATCGCTATGGTGACGACAACAAATCCTGA
- a CDS encoding DRTGG domain-containing protein — MKVSELVEKFGLKVFSGESGLENEISGGYVSDLLSDVMGNAQEGQVWITLQTHQNVMAIASLKELAAVILVKGFEPEEDTIERSNEEGIPVLGTDKATFEMAGNLYIALT, encoded by the coding sequence ATGAAGGTTTCTGAACTGGTTGAAAAATTTGGATTAAAAGTTTTTTCCGGCGAATCCGGATTAGAGAATGAAATTTCCGGCGGGTACGTTTCCGATCTGCTGAGCGATGTAATGGGAAATGCGCAGGAAGGGCAGGTGTGGATAACACTGCAAACACACCAAAATGTAATGGCCATTGCCTCGTTAAAAGAACTGGCAGCGGTAATACTGGTAAAAGGCTTTGAGCCGGAAGAGGATACCATTGAACGCAGTAACGAAGAAGGAATTCCGGTACTGGGCACCGACAAAGCTACATTTGAAATGGCCGGTAATTTATACATTGCTTTAACGTAA